From the genome of Bacteroides sp. MSB163, one region includes:
- the rplS gene encoding 50S ribosomal protein L19, with amino-acid sequence MDLIKIAEEAFATGKQHPSFKAGDTVTVAYRIIEGNKERVQLYRGVVIKISGHGDKKRFTVRKMSGTVGVERIFPIESPAIDSIEVNKVGKVRRAKLYYLRALTGKKARIKEKRVNG; translated from the coding sequence ATGGATTTAATTAAAATTGCAGAAGAAGCATTTGCTACCGGTAAACAACACCCGAGCTTCAAAGCAGGTGACACTGTTACAGTAGCATATCGTATCATCGAAGGTAACAAAGAACGTGTACAGCTGTATCGTGGTGTTGTTATCAAGATTTCCGGTCATGGAGACAAAAAGCGTTTCACTGTACGCAAAATGTCTGGTACCGTAGGTGTAGAACGTATTTTCCCAATCGAATCACCGGCTATCGACAGTATCGAAGTGAACAAGGTAGGTAAGGTTCGTCGCGCTAAATTGTACTATCTGCGTGCTCTTACCGGTAAGAAAGCAAGAATTAAAGAAAAAAGAGTTAATGGTTAA
- a CDS encoding DUF4450 domain-containing protein — protein MKQLFFYTLISLLPAFAYAQYTTGNKPQSAGDRIESTSYNDHKRGAARTLQYRPDGEDFVSVNGKNRYTRALYGSHTAFRLETSDRPIFAVYEKRNSKNIHFHLVLADSSVTPLEETAWCESRYTPGRRSYRLKHPSWGTDAELQISALALPDEDAAIWKITPVNMPVGAVLRPMLSEIRLNRLSRNGDMGADPPGCFDALEQPHQLQSLGISLFDRQDAYVLVRDYSLVVPSLEEGISLYNKSEQARADLASRIRITTPDPYFNTLGGALAVAADGIWDGEVWLHGAIGWRMPLSGWRAAYIGDALGWHDRARTHFNAYAASQVTEVPNTIPHPAQDSTLALARSEKKWGTPQYSNGYICRNPRRNDQMHHYDMNLCYIDELLWHFNWTGDLEYARRMWPVLTRHLAWEKRNYDPDNDGLYDAYACIWASDALYYNSGAVTHSSAYNYRSNRLAAMIAEKIGEDPAPYREEADRILKALNTRLWMPERGHWAEFQDFMGHKRLHTSPGVWTIYHALDSDIADPFQAYLATSYVDREIPHIPVRGDGLKDEGYATISTTNWLPYSWSINNVAFAEVMHTALAYFQAGRADAGFHLLKSSVLDGMYLGESPGNFGQISFYDAARGECYRDFGDPIGVASRVLIQGLYGILPDAMNGRLLVKPGLPSSWPFASLHTPDIDFDFKHTNEAVTSYTIIHRLPAVRTLELQFPAQRSEVAKLTVNGKPATWTLVENSITRPVLSVMVPASSDEKVEINIEWGGEVLGSPAKSQIEAASAEAPVRFVPMQQGDMKWWAPVDNPMAADKGNSTQFSAFAKVNSSKCEPVVMDKQFNSGVTDIFRNEYLSPRSPYTTLQIPKQGIGEWCHPLHTVDIDDSGLRSSVQKGVLNTKLGVPFRTPAEGQNIAFTSLWDNYPDSLTVSLKGKASRAYLLMAGSTNHMQCHIDNGLIRVYYKDGTCDKMALRNPDNWAPIEHIFFEDGLAFNRHAPALYRLRLKTGEISNNFGEELGFPGASRELDGGAAILLEMPLNPDKKLSHLVLETLSNDVVIGLMGITLQR, from the coding sequence ATGAAACAACTATTTTTCTATACTCTCATCTCCTTGTTGCCGGCTTTCGCCTATGCACAATATACCACCGGTAATAAACCTCAAAGTGCCGGCGACCGCATCGAATCCACCTCTTACAATGATCATAAGCGGGGTGCTGCCCGTACCCTGCAATATCGTCCGGACGGTGAAGATTTTGTAAGTGTCAATGGAAAGAACCGCTATACCCGTGCCCTTTATGGCAGTCATACCGCTTTCCGTCTGGAAACGAGTGACCGTCCTATTTTTGCTGTCTACGAAAAGCGCAACAGTAAGAATATACATTTCCATCTCGTACTGGCTGATAGTTCAGTGACTCCATTGGAAGAAACCGCTTGGTGTGAGTCTCGCTACACCCCCGGACGGCGTTCCTATCGTTTGAAGCACCCTTCCTGGGGAACGGATGCCGAACTGCAAATCTCTGCTCTTGCTTTGCCGGATGAAGATGCTGCCATTTGGAAGATTACTCCTGTAAATATGCCTGTAGGTGCAGTCTTGCGCCCTATGTTAAGTGAAATCCGCCTGAACAGATTGAGCCGTAACGGTGATATGGGGGCCGATCCTCCCGGTTGTTTTGATGCGCTCGAGCAACCTCATCAATTACAATCATTGGGTATCTCCCTTTTCGACCGACAGGATGCTTATGTACTTGTACGTGACTATTCCTTGGTAGTACCTTCACTGGAAGAAGGCATTTCCCTTTATAATAAGTCTGAACAAGCCCGTGCCGATCTTGCCTCACGCATCAGGATCACAACCCCCGATCCATACTTTAATACTCTGGGTGGTGCCCTTGCCGTAGCTGCTGATGGTATTTGGGATGGTGAAGTCTGGTTGCATGGTGCTATTGGCTGGCGCATGCCTCTCAGTGGCTGGCGTGCTGCTTATATCGGTGATGCTTTAGGTTGGCACGACCGTGCCCGTACGCACTTCAATGCTTATGCCGCCAGTCAGGTGACAGAGGTGCCGAACACGATTCCACACCCTGCACAGGATTCAACTCTTGCTTTGGCACGCTCCGAAAAGAAGTGGGGAACACCCCAATATAGTAACGGTTATATCTGCCGTAACCCCCGTCGGAACGATCAGATGCATCATTATGACATGAATCTTTGTTATATTGATGAACTCTTGTGGCATTTCAACTGGACCGGTGATTTGGAATACGCCCGCCGTATGTGGCCTGTCCTGACCCGTCACCTTGCCTGGGAAAAGCGAAACTATGATCCCGATAATGACGGACTTTATGATGCCTATGCCTGCATCTGGGCAAGTGATGCCCTTTATTATAATAGTGGTGCGGTCACTCATTCTTCTGCCTATAACTATCGTTCCAATCGCCTCGCAGCTATGATTGCCGAGAAGATTGGAGAAGACCCTGCACCCTATCGTGAAGAAGCTGATAGAATACTGAAAGCTCTGAATACCCGCCTTTGGATGCCCGAACGTGGACATTGGGCTGAGTTTCAGGATTTCATGGGGCATAAACGTCTGCATACCAGTCCCGGTGTATGGACTATTTATCATGCATTGGATAGTGACATCGCTGATCCTTTCCAAGCTTATCTTGCCACCAGTTATGTGGATCGCGAGATACCACATATCCCCGTTCGTGGCGATGGCTTGAAAGATGAAGGTTATGCTACTATCTCCACTACGAACTGGTTGCCTTATTCCTGGAGTATCAACAACGTTGCTTTTGCCGAAGTGATGCATACTGCTCTTGCTTATTTTCAGGCAGGACGTGCGGATGCAGGTTTCCATCTGCTCAAGAGTTCTGTCCTCGATGGCATGTATCTGGGGGAAAGTCCCGGTAACTTCGGGCAAATCAGTTTTTATGATGCTGCCCGTGGAGAATGTTACCGTGATTTCGGGGATCCTATAGGTGTAGCTTCCCGTGTCTTGATACAAGGACTCTATGGTATCCTTCCTGATGCCATGAACGGACGCCTGTTGGTAAAACCCGGCTTACCCTCCTCCTGGCCTTTTGCATCTCTGCATACTCCGGATATTGATTTTGACTTTAAGCATACTAATGAAGCGGTAACATCCTATACAATCATCCACCGATTACCTGCGGTGCGTACATTGGAACTTCAGTTTCCGGCACAGCGCTCGGAAGTGGCGAAGCTTACAGTCAATGGAAAGCCTGCAACATGGACATTGGTAGAGAACTCCATCACCCGTCCGGTACTTTCCGTTATGGTCCCTGCTTCTTCGGATGAAAAAGTGGAAATTAATATTGAATGGGGTGGGGAAGTGCTTGGTAGTCCGGCAAAGTCTCAGATAGAAGCTGCTTCTGCTGAAGCTCCTGTTCGTTTCGTTCCGATGCAACAAGGGGATATGAAATGGTGGGCTCCTGTAGATAATCCGATGGCCGCAGATAAGGGTAATTCTACTCAGTTCTCCGCCTTTGCTAAAGTCAATTCTTCTAAGTGTGAACCGGTTGTGATGGATAAGCAATTCAATTCTGGGGTTACAGATATATTCCGTAATGAGTATCTTTCACCCCGTTCTCCATATACCACTTTGCAGATACCCAAGCAAGGCATCGGTGAATGGTGCCATCCTTTGCATACGGTGGATATTGATGATTCCGGGCTTCGCTCTTCCGTTCAGAAGGGAGTGTTGAATACTAAGCTGGGAGTTCCTTTCCGTACTCCTGCTGAGGGCCAAAATATAGCTTTCACATCCTTGTGGGATAATTATCCGGATAGTTTGACGGTCTCTCTCAAAGGAAAGGCATCCCGTGCCTATTTACTCATGGCAGGTAGTACCAATCACATGCAGTGCCATATTGACAATGGGCTGATCCGTGTTTATTACAAAGATGGTACTTGCGATAAGATGGCTCTGCGTAATCCCGATAACTGGGCGCCCATTGAGCATATTTTCTTTGAAGATGGTCTGGCTTTCAACCGGCATGCTCCGGCACTTTATCGCCTACGTCTTAAAACGGGCGAGATCAGCAATAACTTTGGAGAAGAATTAGGCTTTCCCGGTGCCTCCCGTGAATTGGATGGTGGTGCTGCCATATTGCTTGAAATGCCCTTGAATCCTGATAAGAAACTTTCCCACCTCGTTCTTGAAACTCTTTCTAATGATGTGGTGATTGGGTTGATGGGAATTACATTGCAACGATAA
- a CDS encoding malate dehydrogenase gives MEFLTNEKLTIVGAAGMIGSNMAQTAIMMHLTPNICLYDPYGPGLEGVAEEMFHCGFEGLNLTYTSDIKEALTGAKYIVSSGGAARKAGMTREDLLKGNAAIAEEFGKNVKAYCPDVKHVVVIFNPADITGLITLLYSGLKPSQVTTLAALDSTRLRSELAKHFHISPDKVENCRTYGGHGEQMAVYASTAKVDGKPLPEIIGTSALTAEQWAEIQSKVTKGGANIINLRERSSFQSPAYVSIEMIAAAMGGKPFRWPAGTYVHSHGFDHIMMAMETEITKDGVHYKELKGTPEEEAKLKESYAHLCKLRDEVIGMGVLPAIKDWKSINPNID, from the coding sequence ATGGAATTTCTAACAAACGAAAAGCTTACGATTGTAGGAGCTGCCGGAATGATCGGCTCTAACATGGCACAGACTGCCATTATGATGCATTTGACACCCAATATTTGCCTGTACGATCCGTATGGACCGGGACTGGAAGGTGTAGCGGAAGAAATGTTTCACTGCGGTTTCGAAGGACTGAACCTTACGTATACTTCCGACATCAAAGAAGCGTTGACCGGAGCCAAATACATTGTATCTTCAGGTGGTGCTGCCCGCAAAGCAGGCATGACACGTGAAGACCTGCTGAAAGGTAATGCTGCCATTGCTGAAGAGTTCGGTAAAAATGTAAAAGCTTACTGCCCGGACGTGAAACATGTAGTAGTTATCTTCAATCCCGCCGACATAACCGGATTGATCACTCTGTTATATTCCGGCCTGAAACCTTCACAGGTAACTACTCTCGCAGCTCTCGACAGTACCCGTTTGCGTAGTGAACTCGCCAAGCATTTCCACATTTCTCCTGATAAGGTAGAAAATTGCCGTACGTATGGCGGCCACGGAGAACAGATGGCTGTTTATGCCTCAACAGCCAAAGTAGATGGTAAACCTTTGCCGGAAATTATCGGTACGTCTGCTCTTACTGCTGAACAATGGGCTGAAATCCAAAGTAAGGTAACCAAAGGCGGTGCCAACATCATCAACCTTCGCGAACGTTCTTCTTTCCAAAGCCCGGCATACGTTTCCATAGAAATGATTGCTGCCGCCATGGGTGGTAAACCGTTCCGTTGGCCGGCAGGTACGTATGTACACAGTCACGGCTTCGACCACATCATGATGGCAATGGAAACTGAAATCACCAAAGACGGCGTACACTACAAAGAGTTGAAAGGCACTCCGGAAGAAGAAGCCAAGCTGAAAGAAAGTTATGCCCACCTCTGCAAATTGCGTGACGAAGTGATTGGGATGGGAGTACTTCCTGCTATTAAGGATTGGAAAAGCATCAACCCGAACATTGACTAA
- a CDS encoding DUF456 domain-containing protein gives MLDIILIILGSLCLIVGLLGCILPIIPGPPISYAGLLLLHITDKAQFSTFQLLIWLFLVVIVQVLDYFTPMIGSKYSGGSKWGSWGCLIGSILGIIFLGPWGIVIGPFGGAFIGELLGDRSARDALKSGIGALIGFLVGTVFKVVVCGYFVWCFVKALI, from the coding sequence ATGCTTGACATCATACTGATCATATTAGGAAGTCTATGCCTTATAGTAGGCTTATTGGGATGTATCCTCCCTATAATTCCCGGACCACCCATTTCATACGCCGGTTTATTATTACTCCACATTACAGATAAGGCGCAATTTTCCACATTTCAATTACTGATTTGGCTGTTTCTGGTAGTAATAGTACAAGTATTGGACTATTTCACTCCTATGATTGGAAGCAAGTACAGCGGAGGAAGTAAATGGGGAAGCTGGGGCTGCCTGATAGGTTCAATCCTCGGAATCATCTTTCTCGGCCCGTGGGGAATTGTTATCGGTCCTTTTGGAGGTGCTTTCATCGGAGAACTCTTGGGAGACAGAAGTGCAAGGGATGCCCTAAAATCAGGTATCGGGGCACTGATTGGTTTTCTGGTGGGGACGGTGTTTAAGGTAGTAGTTTGCGGGTACTTCGTATGGTGTTTCGTAAAGGCATTGATATGA
- a CDS encoding CvfB family protein, giving the protein MSIELGKFNILQVVKEVEFGMYLDGGEDGEILLPLRYVPEGCQPGDELNVFIYLDSEERLVATTLTPLVQVGEFACLEVAWVNEYGAFLNWGLMKDLFVPFREQKMKMQVGKEYVIHAHLDDESYRIVASAKVDRYLSKEEAPYKAGDEVNILIWQKTDLGFKAIIENKYGGLLYDSEIFQPLHTGDQVKAFIKQVREDGKIDLILQKPGFEKVDDFSKTLLQYIKDNGGQISLNDKSPADDIYATFGVSKKTFKKGVGDLYKKHLILLKEDGIMLAKSPKS; this is encoded by the coding sequence ATGAGCATCGAATTAGGTAAATTCAATATCTTGCAGGTCGTCAAGGAAGTGGAGTTCGGCATGTATCTGGATGGTGGTGAGGATGGAGAAATCTTGCTTCCTCTGCGTTATGTGCCCGAAGGTTGCCAGCCGGGAGACGAATTGAATGTATTTATATATCTGGATAGCGAGGAACGCCTTGTTGCCACAACATTGACACCGTTGGTGCAGGTAGGCGAGTTTGCCTGTTTGGAAGTAGCATGGGTAAATGAGTATGGAGCATTCTTGAACTGGGGATTGATGAAAGACCTTTTCGTGCCTTTCCGTGAACAGAAGATGAAGATGCAGGTAGGAAAGGAATACGTTATTCATGCTCATTTGGATGATGAAAGTTACCGTATCGTAGCTTCGGCCAAAGTAGATCGCTATCTTTCTAAAGAAGAAGCGCCTTATAAAGCTGGAGATGAGGTGAATATCCTTATCTGGCAAAAAACGGATTTAGGTTTCAAGGCGATTATTGAGAATAAGTATGGTGGTTTGTTGTATGATAGTGAGATATTTCAGCCTTTGCATACCGGCGATCAGGTGAAAGCTTTCATCAAGCAAGTACGTGAGGATGGTAAGATAGACTTGATACTTCAGAAGCCAGGCTTTGAAAAAGTGGATGACTTTTCGAAAACCCTGTTGCAATATATAAAGGATAATGGCGGGCAGATATCTTTGAATGATAAAAGTCCGGCAGATGACATTTATGCCACTTTTGGCGTTAGCAAGAAAACTTTCAAGAAAGGTGTAGGCGACCTTTATAAGAAACATCTCATCCTTTTGAAAGAGGATGGCATCATGTTGGCAAAATCCCCGAAGTCCTAA
- a CDS encoding DUF6266 family protein, giving the protein MGIINQGILGGFSGKVGPIVGFHWKSNYYIRARAAKVSNPRTPKQQEQRGKFATAFSFLKAIKPFIRIGYKEFTQDKSAFNAAMSYTLKRAVTGSVKEIRIDFDRALVSMGTLMPIFEGTATQNGNKMHFNWQDNSGMGNAEDTDIAMLLVYNKDKETAVYNTEAALRSDCHAWLQLPEEWQDDELIAYLSFCSTDGNTIANSIRLSVSIVKSTKTEIETQANSSSEKHTCSPSAPYIQQANRLQFTINQELFYRNKKGKPTNRSPFFISKLEYG; this is encoded by the coding sequence ATGGGAATTATCAACCAGGGCATTCTCGGAGGCTTCTCCGGTAAAGTGGGACCGATAGTAGGATTCCACTGGAAATCAAACTACTATATACGCGCACGGGCTGCCAAAGTCAGCAATCCGCGTACACCGAAGCAACAGGAGCAACGCGGCAAATTTGCCACGGCATTCAGTTTTCTGAAAGCTATAAAACCTTTCATACGTATTGGTTACAAGGAATTTACACAAGATAAATCCGCCTTCAACGCCGCTATGTCCTATACTCTGAAAAGAGCCGTGACTGGCAGTGTAAAAGAGATCAGGATTGACTTTGACCGGGCATTGGTTTCTATGGGAACTCTAATGCCGATATTTGAAGGTACAGCTACGCAAAACGGAAATAAGATGCACTTCAACTGGCAGGACAATAGCGGTATGGGGAATGCAGAAGATACAGACATTGCTATGTTACTGGTATACAACAAAGACAAAGAGACAGCCGTTTACAATACAGAAGCCGCTTTACGCTCTGACTGTCATGCCTGGCTACAGCTTCCGGAAGAGTGGCAGGACGATGAGCTGATAGCCTATCTTAGTTTTTGCAGTACCGATGGAAATACTATAGCCAATAGTATTCGCCTGTCGGTTTCTATAGTTAAATCAACCAAGACTGAAATAGAAACACAAGCAAACTCCAGTTCCGAAAAGCATACTTGTTCTCCTTCAGCTCCTTATATACAGCAAGCTAACCGATTGCAATTCACAATCAATCAAGAGTTATTTTATAGAAATAAAAAAGGGAAACCAACGAATCGGTCCCCCTTTTTTATCTCGAAATTAGAGTATGGCTGA